From a single Miscanthus floridulus cultivar M001 chromosome 8, ASM1932011v1, whole genome shotgun sequence genomic region:
- the LOC136473725 gene encoding protein OXIDATIVE STRESS 3-like: MEAYFLFHGSGRAHAAAPEPACAEQEEDIGSPSDSESPSTSRESAGSSSSELDDDASSSSGSDPDRFEMSALMTELPFKRGLSRFFDGKSQSFASLAAVGSLEDLPKPAARKRLKPSRSCGGALDAHNRGRLLSPRRHCTKPKPAARKQAAARSGALSVLAAVAPRMPPPPPVLARPEGVAAKVLIVN, encoded by the coding sequence ATGGAGGCCTACTTCTTGTTCCACGGCAGCGGGAGGGCGCACGCGGCGGCTCCCGAGCCCGCGTGCGCGGAGCAGGAGGAGGACATCGGCTCGCCGTCGGACTCCGAGTCCCCGTCCACGTCGAGGGAGTCCGCGGGCTCCTCCTCGTCGGAGCTCGACGACGACGCCAGCTCCTCCTCCGGCTCGGACCCGGACCGCTTCGAGATGTCCGCGCTCATGACGGAGCTCCCCTTCAAGCGGGGCCTGTCCAGGTTCTTCGACGGCAAGTCGCAGTCCTTCGCCTCGCTCGCCGCCGTGGGCTCCCTGGAGGACCTGCCCAAGCCGGCGGCGCGGAAGCGCCTCAAGCCGTCGCGGAGCTGCGGCGGCGCCCTCGACGCGCACAACCGCGGGCGCCTCCTCTCGCCGCGCAGGCATTGCACCAAGCCCAAGCCCGCCGCCAGGAAGCAGGCGGCCGCGAGGAGCGGCGCCTTGTCGGTGCTCGCGGCCGTCGCGCCCAGgatgcctccgccgccgccggtgtTGGCGAGGCCTGAGGGCGTGGCCGCCAAGGTTCTGATCGTTAATTGA
- the LOC136473726 gene encoding uncharacterized protein codes for MDRAPPRGAPRDAVGQRWLAVFAFQAAVSAAASALHLAVSLLGRRHPLLGIPTGLLLALEPFLACAATGLLALALLLTKSPHPRPPPLPRSALATALLAAAGTLCVGAAAAMLPEDAGWQAVAWLGFRGAVLGSIFAGHYFGRRRWLLQFPVVQRPLFYGLKMVLLPSGNRALKLSIQTFLISHFLVFFLPWQFRKGGSGGSQILTEISILIVTAGIGFCLEINYQFVQVVHTRSCSFAPPQSTAAAETNPTEFILETLEQSDPRSLIQYLAYQDLCVVSECNLEPWRRAAFFEESGETYKRIVTTCLKPLEEFTSKIAEALEGFSSDKPESMLQQSKLFSAFDDSQICTWCARTLAGLTARSRQEDRYGVAQLTGCNAAVMTTLLSALVAIETCLGKKTNPQPVHSLGPENIRWANFSTGRKSTGVAIASTQKGGLHKKAYTMADVLRTSVYQIVSAFIDDLRANAKPSSLEKNWISEGRKPVYGSQAVLVQKLILFIEYRAV; via the exons atggACCGTGCCCCGCCGCGCGGTGCGCCCCGCGACGCCGTCGGCCAGCGATGGCTCGCCGTCTTCGCCTTCCAGGCCGCGGTCTCGGCCGCCGCTTCGGCGCTCCACCTCGCGGTGTCCCTCCTCGGCCGCCGCCACCCGCTCCTCGGCATCCCCACCGGCCTCCTCCTCGCGCTCGAGCCGTTCCTCGCTTGCGCCGCCACGGGGCTCCTCGCGCTCGCGCTCCTCCTCACCAAGTCCCCGCACCCGCGGCCTCCCCCGCTGCCGCGGAGCGCGCTCGCGACCGCCCTCCTCGCCGCGGCCGGCACGCTCTGCGTGGGCGCCGCGGCGGCGATGCTACCCGAGGACGCCGGGTGGCAGGCCGTCGCTTGGCTCGGGTTCCGAGGCGCTGTGCTTGGGTCCATCTTCGCCGGGCACTATTTTGGCCGTCGGAGGTGGTTGCTCCAGTTCCCCGTCGTGCAG CGACCTCTATTCTATGGATTGAAGATGGTTCTCCTACCATCTGGAAACAGGGCTCTAAAGTTATCAATCCAGACCTTCCTCATTTCCCATttccttgttttctttcttcctTGGCAATTCAGAAAGGGAGGTTCTGGTGGAAGCCAAATACTTACTGAGATCAGCATTTTAATAGTGACTGCTGGTATTGGCTTCTGTTTGGAAATAAACTATCAGTTTGTCCAG GTTGTACATACAAGGAGTTGCAGTTTTGCTCCACCTCAGAGCACTGCCGCTGCAGAGACTAATCCAACTGAATTTATCCTGGAAACTTTGGAACAAAGTGATCCACGATCATTGATACAATATCTTGCTTACCAAGATTTATGTGTGGTATCTGAGTGTAACTTGGAACCGTGGCGCAGAGCTGCTTTCTTTGAAGAATCTGGTGAAACTTATAAAAGAATTGTGACAACTTGTTTGAAGCCACTTGAGGAGTTTACTTCAAAAATTGCTGAAGCCCTTGAAGGTTTTTCTAGTGATAAGCCAGAATCGATGCTACAACAGTCCAAACTCTTTAGTGCATTTGATGATTCCCAG ATATGCACATGGTGTGCTCGGACATTGGCAGGATTAACTGCGCGCTCACGCCAGGAGGATCGATATGGTGTTGCTCAACTCACTGGCTGCAATGCTGCTGTGATGACAACGTTGCTGTCTGCCCTAGTAGCAATTGAGACATGTTTAGGAAAGAAAACAAACCCACAGCCTGTGCACTCACTGGGTCCTGAAAACATTAGGTGGGCTAACTTCTCCACAGGACGAAAAAGCACTGGAGTTGCAATTGCAAGCACACAAAAAGGTGGCCTGCACAAGAAAGCTTATACCATGGCTGATGTTCTTCGGACTTCTGTTTATCAGATAGTTTCAGCATTCATCGATGACCTGCGAGCTAATGCAAAACCATCCAGCTTGGAGAAGAACTGGATCAGTGAAGGGAGAAAGCCAGTATATGGTTCACAAGCCGTGTTGGTTCAGAAGTTGATTCTGTTTATTGAGTACCGTGCTGTATGA
- the LOC136470018 gene encoding uncharacterized protein yields the protein MTSSSGDSATSGVLGSQASGNAFVASFYAAYTSVNVKQHVPIALSLKRPNYSKWKAFFTALCAKYGLLGHIDGTEAARPADPLWSQPDACIRGWMYSSVDDAVLDLAMEPDQDARTLYVSIEALFQANKESRAVILEQEFHNLSQGDLSVDAYAQQMKRTADALREVGHTISPAQLVLNLLRGLNSRFANTADIISNTLPLPDFKSATNMLRVKELRLGTEGKEASASAFVASTTSSCTSPSCRSTSSASTNRGGGGKGKGGKSKGGRSGNGSGGSSGGGRNQQQGGGFGGRQVPQPAGP from the coding sequence ATGACGAGTTCCTCGGGTGACTCTGCCACCTCCGGCGTTCTGGGCTCCCAGGCCTCCGGGAACGCCTTCGTCGCTTCCTTCTACGCCGCCTACACCTCCGTCAACGTGAAGCAGCATGTGCCGATCGCCCTCAGCCTCAAGCGCCCCAACTACTCCAAGTGGAAGGCGTTCTTCACCGCCCTCTGCGCCAAGTACGGGCTGCTCGGCCACATCGATGGCACGGAGGCCGCGCGCCCGGCTGACCCCCTGTGGTCTCAACCCGACGCCTGCATCCGCGGCTGGATGTACAGCTCCGTCGACGACGCCGTCCTCGACCTTGCCATGGAGCCCGATCAGGATGCACGCACCCTGTACGTCTCCATCGAGGCCCTGTTCCAGGCGAACAAGGAGTCCCGCGCCGTCATCCTTGAGCAGGAGTTCCACAACCTGTCCCAGGGCGACCTCTCCGTCGACGCTTACGCCCAGCAGATGAAGCGCACCGCTGATGCCCTCCGGGAGGTCGGTCACACCATCTCCCCCGCGCAGCTCGTGCTCAATCTTCTGCGCGGCCTCAACTCCCGTTTCGCCAACACCGCCGACATCATCTCCAACACGTTGCCGCTTCCCGACTTCAAGTCTGCCACAAACATGCTCCGCGTCAAGGAACTCCGCCTTGGCACCGAGGGCAAAGAGGCCTCGGCCTCAGCCTTTgtcgcctccaccacctcctcctgcaCGTCGCCGTCCTGCCGGTCCACCTCTTCTGCGTCCACCAATCGTGGGGGCGGTGGCAAAGGCAAGGGGGGCAAGAGCAAGGGTGGGCGCAGCGGCAATGGCAGCGGTGGCAGTAGCGGCGGCGGGCGCAACCAGCAGCAAGGCGGCGGCTTCGGCGGGCGTCAGGTTCCTCAGCCGGCCGGCCCTTAG